TGCCTtcggccctgtttggttcagctgtggatttctaaaagcagctgtgaaaaatTTGCTGTGGAAAAACAGttgtggaaaatctgatgtgaaaagatgtaggtcatttggcaaaccagctgatacaactttttcagattttggcccgcagcggaatcagattttggaaagcacgtactgggctgcttccgcttttggttcagattttggcagcggatttctggaatcggattctgctgggttcgctctttggttcagattctgctgcgcggcaACGAAATCCTttgataaaagctgaaccaaacatggccttcatccacgacgtgtctccggccctggcaagcctggtcggcgcttcgtcaacttcgtttttgtccgtctacgcatgcccagtgctggcaacaccggcgcgtgccttcgtccatgatgtgtccccgggcttggcaaacccgccgcgacgcgtcgtcaaccacatcttcttcccggcgcatcactacttcgacaccactgcgcccatgactaactcggcgccttcttgcgcccgcggctccatggCGACATCCTCGACACCGGCTCCCCAACTCGAGTTGACCACGGCATTCTTTGCacgactacctcgaccacggctccaccacccacgctctcggctacatcgacaaacggcacaaagggctaccgcctgcttgagtaACCTCgctggtttccactccagccacgactccgcgatgcatcgaccgttatgaCTGTGGGGGTTgttcgtcggcttgccttcggattcttctccagtctcatcgtctgcgtcgctaccgttgtgactgcggggggatgttgagtaatgtgattgtattaggaaacataggttagactaggaaatattctggcttgccttgtactccaagtagatcatgtactcctatatatatatgcccacgaggctcaagcaacacataaaactattccaccaatccctctctcccttctaacagtgAACATCAGGGCAACGACTCTGGATGGTCTTTGATTGTGCACCTATGGCGACCTCAGGAACAATGTGAGTGACAACTGTGTGTTGGCTCGGTGGACGGGCCCTAGATGGGGCGATCTGACTTTATGTCTAGGTCGCGGCTCCTGGGGTGTTGGTGTGTGGGTGGTTGCCCTGTGTAGCTTGTGTTTCAGACATCTAGGTCATGTGGCGTCGCAACTCAAGTATGAGTGGTGGCATGTTGGGGTCACAACCTCGAAAGGTGCTATCGACGGACCGCGTCGGGTGTGGCGGAGCAGATTGATGTCTAGGTGACGTCCCCGAGGCTTTTGGCAGCATTGAGGGGGCTGGTCTCGTGCCGTCTGAGGTGATGAGGTTGTCTTTGGTGTTGATTGTCGACGTGTCTGAAGTTAAAATGGTTTTCTCTCTCTGCTAGGCCATATACAATGCAGTCTAGTCAGGAGTCTGTAACACATGCCACGTGAGATATTTTTCTACGTGGAGGTAAGAGAGTGAGGAGAGAGAAGACAGAGAACGAGGGTGTCTAGAATTTAACAGACGGTTGATATCCCTAAAATATCGCTACTTATCGACAGACTTTTTTCCATTGTATGCTCAGCCGTCGTTAATTTGACGCCTCCCCGTCCAACTGCCATATCCCCTGCTCAACGGTCCCTCCTAATTTTTGGgtcctttttccttctcttttttgctAAAATTTTGGGTCCTATAGATAGCCAGACAGTCTAATGTACAAGTTGTTTTTATGTCTATCTGTCGATAACTTGGGGTATTGCTACAGACAACTTGCGTCTGAACTAAGTGGTGGAAGGCCTGCCAGCAAGGCCGAACGGGTCTCCCCGTTGGCTCATGTCGGTGTGGTTGTCGTTTCTTGTTGCGTGCATTGCGCCGTCGGCGAGTGTGGACTTGTCCCTGTTTGGGGTGAAGGAGTTGAGCAGGCTTGGTCCTGCATGTATCTGTTTTCATCAGTTTTTCTATAACTAACCGTTCAACAATCTTCTTAATAATTAGTTAAATGAAAGAAAAACATGGCTCCACATGTTTCTGAAAAAATATTTGTGACTTTTTTGGAATGAAACGTCGTGTTTCTAAAGTGTAACCATTCAACATCGGCTGGATAAAAAGAAAAACTACAGCCGAGTAATTCCATGAGAGCTCAACGGGGAAGACATGGCAGCTGATTAGGGTCGCCCGGCGGTGACAGCCCATGCATGTTACTGATTAAGCTCCATAATATCTGCAAGTGcagtgtttttttttttgcggggacaaGTGCAAGTGCAGTGTTTATGTACTAATCANNNNNNNNNNNNNNNNNNNNNNNNNNNNNNNNNNNNNNNNNNNNNNNNNNNNNNNNNNNNNNNNNNNNNNNNNNNNNNNNNNNNNNNNNNNNNNNNNNNNNNNNNNNNNNNNNNNNNNNNNNNNNNNNNNNNNNNNNNNNNNNNNNNNNNNNNNNNNNNNNNNNNNNNNNNNNNNNNNNNNNNNNNNNNNNNNNNNNNNNNNNNNNNNNNNNNNNNNNNNNNNNNNNNNNNNNNNNNNNNNNNNNNNNNNNNNNNNNNNNNNNNNNNNNNNNNNNNNNNNNNNNNNNNNNNNNNNNNNNNNNNNNNNNNNNNNNNNNNNNNNNNNNNNNNNNNNNNNNNNNNNNNNNNNNNNNNNNNNNNNNNNNNNNNNNNNNNNNNNNNNNNNNNNNNNNNNNNNNNNNNNNNNNNNNNNNNNNNNNNNNNNNNNNNNNNNNNNNNNNNNNNNNNNNNNNNNNNNNNNNNNNNNNNNNNNNNNNNNNNNNNNNNNNNNNNNNNNNNNNNNNNNNNNNNNNNNNNNNNNNNNNNAGTTGACATCTCCAGGTAGAGCCAAAACAAGGCGGAGTAGCAGAATGTGATCTGTCGTGGTTTGTGTGTTCGAGGGTCAAACAGGCCGCCCGGCTGGGGAGATGGAAAAGTTGACAAAGCTTACACAGGAGATGATCGCGTACCTCGCAAGCAAATGGCATGTAATGTAATGCATGTGGACACGTACGAACTGCTATGGCGAATGGAAGAGAATTAACTGTCACGCGTATGGTCTTGCATTCTTGCTGGCTAGAGTAAGCTAGGAGCTATCGCGCGACTTTTTAGCTTGGTTACAGCTAAATGAGATGATCCATCGAATATTCGCTCTCTAATTAACTAAATGAGATGATCCATGCATGACGTATCCGCACGGGTGCACGGACGGTGCTGCTAGACTAATAACTTTGGCTGCTGCTAGCGAGCTCCCACGCCGTGCAGGCGATCCATGCATGTGCACGGTTGCACCTGCCTAGGTCGATAAATTTTGTTAATTTTAACAGCTTTGACCTTATCAATTGTACTGTATGTAGAGACGCCTGCCTGTGTATATATAAAGGAATGAGGATACGTAGACTCAACATCTTTCTCATTAACCAAGATCCAAGAGCAATCAGCTAGCTAAGGCAAACTTAGCTACGAGTAAGAGGGGAGTTACTACCTAGTACGAGTGCTAGCAGGATGCCGGAAGAACCGAGGCGCAGCAACAATCAGCGCCTCCAGCCTATACGTAAGTTTTCTCGCCCTGGTTCTTCTTCTGTGTCATCTCTTGTTATCCGTCCGATGTTCCAAGATTTCCAGCCCATCACATTTTCCTTGAGGTGATCAATTCGTGCGGACGTCTGCATGTTCGCATATATACGTGCGtgcgagctttgtttcgaatgggGATTACACATGTTATAATCCACATCCTTGTCAAGTTTCTTTGAGTGATTATTAAACTCTATCCTTGAGACCTAGGCGTCTCTCATGGCCTCAGATCGATACTAGCAGCTCCGTTCGCTCACATCTGAGTCTTGGCCTTCCCCGCGGCGCCTCGCGATCCTTCTTCTATAAGGAAAGGGCCACAGCTACTATTTTATGTTCATGTATTGGTCGAGTTTTCTCTATTATTCCATCTTTTACACATCTACTGTATTATTTTTGTGCATTTTGACATTTCTATTTCTGGGTCGTTATATCTATTTGCAGATGGTTTTCTTTAGGCATATACTATATCATACCTACGTTTAGCCTGTTTTGAGCAAAATCCaaggtttttgttgttgttgcgagAATCCAAGGTTCTCTGTGCATCGAAAActctgctacccgaattcgacatGGTCGACATTTTAATTGTTGTGAAGCACAATTACATTTCGCAGACCCTTGCAATTAGCTATAAAAAACACCAAATCTGACGCAGTTTGGCTTGTTTTGTGAACCATGTGCATCTGCAAtgatctttttttttgcgggacaTCTGCAATGATCTTCATGGACACTTGCATTTTTTCCCTATAAGGATGTAAAAACAGTTTGCATAAGTTATTATAATGTATCCCACATGATTTCAGTTTTATCACTCTTTGTTGTCTTTTTTGTTCTCCCTGCAGGAAATACAGCAATTGTAGGTCCTGCTAGGCGACAGCTTCAGTTCACGCAGGAACGAACTACCAACCAAGGCCCAACTCATGGGAACAGTTCAGCAGGTTGTAAGAAGATGAAGGGGACCGAAGTCAAAATTTTGGTTTTATTTTTGACTCATTGGCTCTTATACGAAACTTATGTCCATGTTGTAAATTTTGAGGCAAAAATTAACGCCTACACAATACATATAACCTACTTGTCATTTTTTGGTTCATATTTGAATAAATCCAAGGATTACATACAAAAACTCACTGTCCTGATTAATTAGATCCAATTCTTTTTAAGCGAGTCTATAGACTATATTTTCACACACGCATGTAAGTTTTCCAAAATAATGACTTAATTGAGTTGTGTTTGACAATTTACTTTGCTCGGATGGCTTACAGTTTTGCTGAATTTTATTTATTTAAAATTTATGgaacatattttatttatttatgaaGGGGTGAATGCTCCATCGAGGGGTGGAGTTTGGTATCCTTTCAATACACCATGTTATCATACGAACATACTCAACCCATGGAAACAACCTATCTCGTAGGTAGATAACACAAAGGTTGAATGGTTATATTTTCTTGTCCTGATAAAGACTTTGCTTTTAAGACATTTTACAACTTATATATGCAGCTAATTAGTCTAAAATTAAATGGAACTTAATAAAACTTTAGAACATTTTAAGTTGCTATTTCTATTTTAAGTCGCGTGCAGCCGCTAGACAGGTAACAAGCATATTTTTTATTATGCTTTTTACTATTATTTCATATATACATGTAAGTTTTTTCCAAAATAAGCTCATATGTTTTTCGTAGGTTACTATAATTTAGTTTCTCACATGTCTTTtagtttatttggttttatttgaaaATTGAAATTCATTTATCTCCATGAAGGGGGGAATGCTCCCATGCGGGGTGGAGTTGGCCATCTCAGTAACCCCCAAGCCCAAGTTCATTCTACCATTATAGCTCCAGCCCATCAAAATGAAGAAACTAGTAAGTGGATGTATGAAAATTAGAATGTTATGTTTTGATGTTCTTGCGTAGACTTATTTGCTATTCTAAAATTTATGTAAAAGGCACATTTAGTCTGACAACCGGTAAATTATGTGACCTTTGAGGGCAAAAAAACATGGAACTTGGTTTAGATAGAACATCTATCTCTTGGCGTTTTAAAAACAAAACTCAAGGATATATGTGCAAATAtcttctttatatcatgataatatGCAATTTTATAATTTCTGTTAAGCAAGTTTGTTTTGAGTATGATTTCATATAGACTTGTGTAAATTGCCCAAAAAAGCCCACGCGCTACTAATATACTTATTTTACTTTTCTCATACATCTTCCAGGTAAAATGAGCATTGAATATTAATATATTTTGGAACTCATTGTTTCGTGTAGGGGTGAATAACCCAGCAAGGGGTGGAGTGGGCAATCCTATAAACCAGCAGGAGAATTCGACTAGGATTGTCTCAAACCATGAAAACAATATAGGTATTGGGGCATGTTCATTTGAGTATGATTCCATATAGGCCCATGTAAATTTCCCAAAATAAATCTACATTATACTAGTGTAACTTATTAGTTTACTTTCTCACATGTCTTCCATGTAAACTAAGAATAAATTGTTAATATATTTTGGAACTCTTTTTTCACGTAGGGGTGAATTACCCGTCAATGGGTGGAGCGGGAAATCCTACCAAGACACAGGATAATTCTACCAAGATAGTCTCAAACTATGAAAACAATACAGGTATGCGTATGTAAATATAAAAAGTTCAAATGATTATGTTTTGTTCTAGGAGAGACTCATTTTCTCTCCCAAAACTTGTGTAAGATTTAATCCACATTTTAATTATGCTTATGTGTTGAAAATCACTTTTTTCATGAAGGATTGAATGTTCCATCGTCGATTGTTGCTATCCCTCCTCACACCCCACAAGGTCATGGTGCCAATGTAGTCTCAACTCCTGAGAACAACACATCAACCGGTAAGCCTTTTCTTTACGAAAAGGATCACATGAGATTTGTCGTTTTAGTTATGTGCATGAATAAAACAAGCAAGTCTATTATAAACCATGAAGGCGACCAGCAAAAAGAAGTAGGACACTCTTGAACTCCTACAATGTTGCTTCTAAAGTTCTTGGCTCCTGCAAGGGACCAATGCGTCGAATAGCGGTAGTAAATGCACAAATGAAGATACACGCAGGGATAGTTATGTTTCTAGAACCTACGCTCCATGGTGAGCACATGCTCACAACCCACCTAACATGTAGCATAGTTGAATGGTTATGTTTTTTTATACTGGGAGACAATGACCATTTGCTTCCTGAATTAACTTATGATAAATTCTATATAGAACCTCTTTGCACATAACTTATTTGCAGCCTAGAATACATTTTTCATTTTGTGGTGTCTATTTTGATCTATATCCATGCATATTTGTAACCAAATCCACTCTATCCAAATTAGATACAATTGAAAAACATTTTCGATGCAACATTTTATAGCATTATCTACTCATTATATAACTGTATGAGTATTGGAGTACATATTTTATCAAATCTGATGCAGTATATGTCAGTCTCACCTAATTTTAATTGTAGATGCATCAACCGTTGGACCACCAAACAGAGCTATCCATATGGCCCGTGAAAATCCTGTCGCTGTGATACAACCTCAAATTGTAAGTCTTAATGCCCCCNNNNNNNNNNNNNNNNNNNNNNNNNNNNNNNNNNNNNNNNNNNNNNNNNNNNNNNNNNNNNNNNNNNNNNNNNNNNNNNNNNNNNNNNNNNNNNNNNNNNNNNNNNNNNNNNNNNNNNNNNNNNNNNNNNNNNNNNNNNNNNNNNNNNNNNNNNNNNNNNNNNNNNNNNNNNNNNNNNNNNNNNNNNNNNNNNNNNNNNNNNNNNNNNNNNNNNNNNNNATGACTGAATCGTTAATCTGAAATCAATTTTCCTAGGTCAATGAGTGTAGCCATGAAGAGCGACTCaagttcaatgaagaaaggcgcatgCAGGTGCCTATGTTGGCCCTACATGAACTGCAAATAAACGCATACATGTGTAGCAcgtgaataatatactcctatgcATGTGCTGCTCACAAGCATGTGCTTAGTGAGCGTCATTTGTCTGTAATTTATACATGTAAGCATATCACAATAAGCATGCATTAATGATGTATACTTGGTAAATGAAATATTTATATAAGTTGTTATTTGCACATCTGATGTATTTATATTGTTATTtattagtatttattttctttttgggcAAAATATTTCTGAATATTCCAAGAGCAACCTACAACTCGTTTTTGTTTAGGCTACACCTAGTTGGACATAAGACGTTGGGGGCGAAATCTATGGTCGATGGCACCTTGGGGTTTCATCCTAATGAACcaataatccttgttaacttgtctcTTTAAACCGGAATCCTTGGCGATTGCGATATCTAGCCTACTGCAAGTTGGAAGTTGAACTCACTTATATGTGCCAACACACAGGCCGCTGCCCAGAGTGCAATATGTTCCCCTTTCCTATTTTGGTTAGAGCCATCGGTTTTTCAGCACACATTTTTGTTGTTGCTAACTGCCCATGCACACATTTCTGTTGTTGCTTTTATTCCCTTTCCTCCTTGCCTaccccttttttcttttcctttttctttttgtatTTGTATTTTTCAGTTACTCGTGTTTCCTTTTTAGCCTTTTCTTTCTTAGCCTTTACCTGTTTTGCTTCTCCCCCTTTAGCttatttcttattcttctttcttttggttcattttagcatgtatttaaaaaatgtttatagtGTGTTCTCAAAAATATTGGTCATTAAATAAATATATTCATGGTTATTTCAGAAATGTTCGACATGAAGTTacaaaatgttcaccatgtattaAAAGACATACACCGTGTACTAAATCGTATCAATTGTGAAATATTCATTGTGTGTTTCAAAAAATTCGCACTGGGAATTTTAGAATATGTTCATCGCTTATTAAAAATATATATTCAGAGCGTATTTCAAATATATAGAAAAGTTTCATTGTGTATTTAGAAAACGTTTATCATATATTTCAAAAAATTCATTGCGTATTTGAAAATTTTAGAAAGCAGTAAAAATAGAAATATAAATAGCAGGTTTTAAGCAGTTTTATTGAGTGCTATGTTCTTTTTATACAACTCATTTAGTTTCCCGTTGTGGCTATTTTCTCTGTTGTTTCTTTTTATATTTACTTCTCATTTTCTATCTTTTTGTTTTTTCATTCCTTTTTGCTTacgttttcttttttcctttcacgTTTtcccaatttttatttattttggtttatGTTTCTTAAGTGCAACAATACTTGAAGATTTGTAAATGTGCATAATGTTTTTAAATGAACATTTTTTCTTAATACATGGAAATGTTTTGCAAATAGATAATGTTTTTCTAAACATGATTTTGGTAAAATGTGCCAGCCCTTTATTAAAAATACATGGCCTGAAATGCATAAACATTAATTTATTACACATTTTTTGCAAAAATAATAAATTTTCTTTGTAAGTTAATATTTATTTTAAGATACATGAGCTTTTACCGTAAAATCAAACATTTCTTTATAATATGAAAACAATTTTTTGTCATTACATAATCACAACATTTTGTTGACATATGTGAACATTTTCCAGAATAATATGAATATTTTCCATgtcatataaaataaaataaaataaaacatgtgAACATCTTATATTAATATATAACTCTTGAAATATTTATTTTAAGAAATAATTTTGAAAACTATTACGCAAGTGCTGGAACATTTAGGCTTTTATTGACTGTAGTACCAACTGGAACAAAATTTACAACTCAACGACGTGAGTTAGGCGACAAAGGGTGTTTGGCGATGAACGTCGTTGGCGTGCATGtccagaagaaaaataaaaggaaaggaaagaaagaaaacgaaatagaaacagaagaaaaataaacagaaaagggaaaagggagagaaaaggaaaaaaactggAAAAGGGGAAAGAAGGAAAACTAAAAAACCAGAACAAGAAAAAAACCAGTTGAGCTTCCCCAAACTGGAAAAAAAAAACTGTATGgaacctctagaaggttcccaaaaccgggattGCAGCAACCTTTAACGGGCCGGCCCATATCGCGTCGCTCGCTCGTGAAGCCTGTGTGAAACCTCTACAGCTTGATGCACGGTTCTTCAAATAGGAAATTTCGCTCCTATTGGACGCTCATTGCTCCCGTGTCGTATAGGGGGGCGGAAATGGACTGGCCCATTGGCACAGAAGCGAAGCGANNNNNNNNNNNNNNNNNNNNNNNNNNNNNNNNNNNNNNNNNNNNNNNNNNNNNNNNNNNNNNNNNNNNNNNNNNNNNNNNNNNNNNNNNNNNNNNNNNNNNNNNNNNNNNNNNNNNNNNNNNNNNNNNNNNNNNNNNNNNNNNNNNNNNNNNNNNNNNNNNNNNNNNNNNNNNNNNNNNNNNNNNNNNNNNNNNNNNNNNNNNNNNNNNNNNNNNNNNNNNNNNNNNNNNNNNNNNNNNNNNNNNNNNNNCAAATCTTTAAGAACAGACAACAACGATAGATTTGAATCATTTTTTGAACATTTCTTGGAAATTGTGAAGAATTTTGAAgtgctgatttttttttgaaaccccAAACATTTTTTGTCATCccaacatttaaaaaaaatgtacACAACTTCTGTAATTTCAAACATTTTTTGTGAACATGAACAAGTTttgaaattccaattttttttacaaaatgcAATTAATCTTTGGAAATTCCGATTTTTTTATATCCCAACATTTTTCTAAGAAAGTGAAGAAAATTCGAAAaaatgaacaaaattttaaaatgtgAACTATTTctgaaaaagtgaaaaaaaatcaaGTTGTTGTTGTTTTGGAAAAATAGGAATAACAAATTATGAATTTGGTTTGGAAAATGCAATTATGAACCAGGAACATCTTTTCCAAACAAAAGTTTCAAAAACACGAACATTGTTTAAAAATTCCTTTTTTACTTtgtaattttttgaaaaaaaaagagaaggaaaacaaaaaatggaaaaaaacatGGTTTCCAAACAAAGTGAAGTACTTTTTTGAAGCATGGTTTAATACAGTTTAGGTGTTTATATTTCGTCCAATTTGTTTTGGTCAAAATCAGTCAACATGACATCTAGTTTTGAAGATGACGATGcgagaaacacaacattgaaaaTGGTTCTTGATTTGGTAGCACGGTTTTGAGAGATTAGTCATTTAAAAATAGAATATAAGAAAAAAGCACAAATAAAACCACCCATCTTTCCCTGCGCATGGAAAGAAATTCACCAAAACTCTCCTATATTGCTACAAGTGACGCACATACGTTGCACCACTTGTCATCACCAGAGAAGGTTGGAACACTCCAAAACTTTTGATTTGGTTTTATCAAATTCTtaatttgatttgaaggaggttatttaaaattTTTCTAAAAGACccttcttttcaaaaaaaatctcttATGACAAGTATTTTTTTTTGGGTTCATCCAAATCTTGATCTTCGGTCTTGAGGGTTTTTCATCTTATATTGGCTCAACACAAATAAGGTTGGAAGGTCTTTACAATTTCTTTTtaataaaaagaattcctaaatttTGGATTTATTCTTCCCCATTCAAGAAGtgccctcttgccatgacctatgtaAAATATTTTCTTCCAAAACCCACCTCCATACTTTGGATCAAGCCAAGCATCCAATTCCAGCAAGTTTCAACGTCTTTTAAATTGTATTTCTATTTATCTTAACCTCAAAATCATTTTCTGTCATTTATTTGGACTAtggtggtttacaaaggaactacctaaTTTCCTGTGGCTCTTGATCCCAAATAAACTTCTctggctagtccttagtaccctcaacctagatccatcaagatccactggtccacagttcaaaattttaaaattttgcttgctgcaagtttggaccagatttgcctttttagtgaaattcattctttttcttttcctaaaaatctgagataaatcaggcagcccctagatgcatcaagagaccacctcaccaagtcccagctccagaatttttttttCACGTGcctaaatcatttcgtcgaacagttGGCGTGCACTATTCCTGtcaaaattcagagtttcagtgtttTGGTTCAGTcttcagtgtcgttttcttcagaacttggtgtcgatctcgccagtgcgcGCGTTGGCGCATTGCTCACTGCTCCCCCTTCTTATCCATCGCGCCGCACGGTTGCCTGGACGGTTgcgagcgtcggcggtgagctggcagaggTGCATCGCCCCCGTGAGCGGCGACAGCAACActcgctgcggctgccagagaggcgcagcatgGAACGgcaccgtccagcaccgcccacaccactaGGCACCTTCGCGTGGCCGTCCCCTCTCCTGTACGTGCTGCGGAGCCGTCGTTGTGGCCTGGAAAGCATAGAGCGCGCTTCCTGCCGTCGAcgtgcccgtgaggccgttccgtcgagagCTTGGAGTATCACCCAAGTCATACCAAGTTTAGCCCTTGAATGGAACCAGTGGACCAACCCGATGATGCCCAATCACCTAAACCTCCAGcccgaccactgcctcgccgtaatcgctcgccggagttatcccgttctcggcaaccgcctcgggccggctataaaaggaggccccgagctcgccttcgacctagcaccacccctccacctcaccagagccgcGCCCAGCCATTAGGAGGACCTCGAAGAGGCCTTCTTCCCTGACTCcagccgccccgatccgcttcgggctccggcacgatTCTCTCCGGTAAGGgcacccccgcctcccaaaccttgccagtagcctcctagtgctcCCACTCTTCTGATCCTAGCCTCAATTTGGCGTCTGCAGCCCTCCTCGACGAAATCCACCACCGCCTGAACCACCCtccgccggagtggaggccgccgtcgacgtggtgctcgccgacgaccaactccaccacgcACAGACACGGAAGAGCTCCGTGAACCCATAGGTACTCTCCGTTTCCCGTACCTCGCCATGGATCGACGATGGCGACCACCGCAAGCCTCGGACGCCGGTGGACTCTGTCTTGAAATTCacacctgacgggtgggaccccctcgtcagtctCTCCtctcttattcgaaccgttttctgaaaatgCCTTCGGGTAAAGTATGCTTTCCCTTTTGGGTTGGCATATTTCTAACTGAAGCGTTTTctatttttataaactagcccctagatAGTTTTCTGTTTATAACatattagtccctggactaaatcctttgtatcttttaaacaaaagatgattttgagttgattcttttctgtcatctttatttttctgtctagttttttatcatatttatttgaaaatatttga
The sequence above is drawn from the Triticum aestivum cultivar Chinese Spring chromosome 7A, IWGSC CS RefSeq v2.1, whole genome shotgun sequence genome and encodes:
- the LOC123147104 gene encoding uncharacterized protein — its product is MPEEPRRSNNQRLQPIRNTAIVGPARRQLQFTQERTTNQGPTHGNSSAGGNAPMRGGVGHLSNPQAQVHSTIIAPAHQNEETRVNNPARGGVGNPINQQENSTRIVSNHENNIGVNYPSMGGAGNPTKTQDNSTKIVSNYENNTGLNVPSSIVAIPPHTPQGHGANVVSTPENNTSTDASTVGPPNRAIHMARENPVAVIQPQIVNECSHEERLKFNEERRMQVPMLALHELQINAYMCST